GGCCGCCTTCACGCGGCGGCGCAGGCCGGTCAGGAAGCGGGCGGCGTCCTCGGTGTCCAGCGTGTGGGCGGGCCAGTCGGCCAGCAGCACGTCCGGCGGCAGCAGGCGGGCCTCGCGCTCGGCCGGGGTCAGGGCCTGCAAAGCGTCCAGCGTCAGCGCCGCATCCAGGCCCACGGGCCCGCTGGCCAAACGGCGCAGGCCGGCCAAGTGCGCGCCGCAGCCCAGGGCCTCGCCCAGGTCCTCGGCCAGTTGTCGGATGTAAGTGCCTTTGCTCACGCGGACGTCGATCTCCAGCGTGTCAGCGTGCCAGTGGCGGATGTCGAGGCTGTGAACCGTGATGCGGCGCGGTTCGCGCGCGATCTCGATGCCGGCGCGCGCGTAGTCGTATAGCGCACGGCCCTCGTGCTTGAGCGCGGACTGCATCGGCGGCGTCTGCCACTGCGGGCCGCGCAGTGCGGCGCAGGCGGCTTCGAGGCGTGGCGCGTCCAGCGCGGCCAGGGCCTCGGGGCGGCGCAGCAGCACTTCGCCCTCGCGGTCGCCGCCGACGCGGGTCTCGCCAAGCTGGAGCGTGGCGC
This window of the Piscinibacter lacus genome carries:
- the truB gene encoding tRNA pseudouridine(55) synthase TruB, with product MRPNTVRPARLPRRALHGVLLLDKPLGWTSNDALQKVKGMMRAEKAGHTGTLDPLASGLLPLCLGAATKFSQVSLDADKTYRATLQLGETRVGGDREGEVLLRRPEALAALDAPRLEAACAALRGPQWQTPPMQSALKHEGRALYDYARAGIEIAREPRRITVHSLDIRHWHADTLEIDVRVSKGTYIRQLAEDLGEALGCGAHLAGLRRLASGPVGLDAALTLDALQALTPAEREARLLPPDVLLADWPAHTLDTEDAARFLTGLRRRVKAADAEGVRVYGPPPPAAWAAGHRAPVFLGSARIVAGELIPLRLLSPPEVQALAEGPGPMPERPPDDPVRAAPALAG